Proteins encoded in a region of the Anoxybacillus amylolyticus genome:
- a CDS encoding EscU/YscU/HrcU family type III secretion system export apparatus switch protein — MNEKRKQAVALAYNSQEHIAPVVVAKGKGKVAEQVIAVAKANGIPIQEDPSLVQLLSELEINDAIPEQLYKVVAELFAFIYQLERTFGEKK, encoded by the coding sequence ATGAACGAAAAAAGGAAACAAGCCGTTGCTTTAGCGTACAATTCACAAGAACATATCGCCCCAGTTGTTGTCGCGAAAGGAAAGGGAAAGGTGGCAGAACAAGTTATTGCGGTTGCTAAAGCGAACGGCATTCCAATTCAAGAAGACCCGTCGCTCGTTCAATTGTTAAGCGAACTTGAAATAAATGATGCGATTCCAGAGCAGCTATACAAAGTTGTTGCCGAGCTGTTTGCATTCATTTATCAACTGGAACGAACGTTTGGCGAGAAAAAGTAG